CCACGATGGTCGGACAGCCCCGTTCTCACGGACGGATGGCCCACGCGAAGTAAGCGACTGGGCGAACACGTAAGTCTCATCGCACATCACGGAAAAACTGAAACTCTCACCAGGTTTTTTTAAAGAGCTGATGAATTCAAATAATCATGTCGGGAAAGAAATAGAAGAAAGAATAGAGAGAAGTAGAAATCTTAAATCTTCTTATAAATCATTTACTTAGCACTAAATCCATTGACCTCATATCAACAAATTATTATATTGCCCAAGAATGAAGAAATCCTCCTCCCCACTTTTTGATTATCATGACTCTGGTACTACAAAACGTAAGTACGGAAGAACCACTCATGGAGGGATGGAATCAAAAGGAAGAAGAAAAGAATATCGGCCGCTTTCAGAAAAGAAATGGATTCGCCTCACATTAAAATCTTCTAAAGCAAAAGGCCCTTGGAGCTTCCTCACTCCCAAGAATCAACAAATCATCCGCGAGATCCTTAAATCCAAATCAAAAAAATGGGGTGTACAGATTGCTGAAGTCGTCAACGTCGGGAATCACCTTCACATCAAGCTTAAATTCAAATACCGCGAAGGCTTTCAAAACTTCCTAAGATCCGTAACAGCACTCATCGCAAGAAAAATCACCAACGCTCGCCGTGGGTATAAGATTACAGGTCAGCAAATCTCAGCTCAAACAACCTTGAAGCTATCAAAAGATACCCAAACGACAGATAGAAAACCTTCTGAAAACAAGTTCTGGCAAGGCCTCGCCTTCACCCGCGTGATCAAGACCCGCATCGAAGAACTCCAGCTCCGTGGCTACTTCAAAGCCAACCGCCTTCAAGCCGCCAAAGGCCAGAGAGCGCGTGAGGAGTACTTACAGAAATTCAATGAGTGGATCACCTGTATGCGGCAAGGAACTGCGTAAGTGCGAGGCCGCGCGCGCGGGAGGCTGTGGTGTAAGACATGGCCTTCTTGTGGAAAAATTATCTATCGCTACTTTGGGGCGATCCAAATGTCGATGATTTCGCCTTGCTTGATTTTGCCTTTGCTATCTCTGAACCAGAATTTTGAACGTTCGCGCTCTTCCGCGTTTTTGCCTAAGAGGCGCACCACGTCCTTTTTGTATTTCAGAGAAATCTTTGTCACTTTTTTCGAAAGCGGCATCATCTCTTCAGGCTGACTAATGCCATCGCCATTTTTATCTTGCCACAAGACAAGCTTATGGAAGTCTTTGTCTTTCGCATCAATCACACCGTCTTTGTTAGTATCCAGCGCACGCAAAGCTTCAAAGCCATTCGGAGTGGCCTCTCCGTCTTCACCAAAAAGTTCGTTCTTTTGATCGATCAGCCCATTGCCATCACGATCCAATGCCACAAACCAACCCGGATGCTCCGCCTTCGGCCACATCGTCTCTCCCCCAGGGTTTAGAGGGAACTTGCTGGAGTTATCAAAGTTCGGTCGCTTGTCATCTTCAAACACCATGAGCGGTGACCAGAAACCGCCACAGAAACCCGTTTGACCAGGGTAAGAAACGTTAATTTCGATATTCGAAGTATCTGTTGAAACCGAAATACCGCCGATAGAAGCCGATACAGATCCAGACTTACCCATGAACTCACCACAACCATATGTTGGAGTGAATGAAGACCAGCCATAATGGCCCCACACAGGTCCTGTGTTACAGTCCTTCACGTCTTGATCAAAGCCACCGTTTGCCAGAGACACCGTGGTATTTGCCGGCATTGTGATTTTACCGCTGGAGTCAACGGCGACTCCGGTTTTAAACGGCGTCTTAAGAATCACAGTGTTGCCGTAGATCGCCGCGGACTTCACAACAGACGGTGCAAATTTTGAAGCATCCATCGGCTGCACTGCAGAGCCCGTCATACCCGCCGCTGTTACAAGACTGGCTGGATACTCAACCCAAAAGTTGTAAGTCGTTCCACCGATGGCTAAGTCGAAAGTCGCCTTCAAAACCGAATTCGGAGCAAGGGGATTTGGCACTCCACGCAGATTCGTTGGAAAACAGGAGTTATGAATTTTAATCGTGACCGTTTCATTCTCAGCACGGGTGACGAGCCCCGAAGCCGGAGCACTCACTGCGGATTCCCCGAGCGAGGAGGTATTTACGGACATTGGATAGTTCTGTACCTGAGCGAAGCTAACGCTTCCACCGAGGAGTGCTGACATTAGAGTCAGTAACTGAATGTTTCTCATACGAACCCCCAAAACGTTCTACAAGGCCTCTGCCTTATTCACCTTAAAGTAAATCATCCGCTTTAAGACTGAATCCCGGCGCAACGTAAAGCGATCAATTTTATCCGCCAACAATTGCGGATTCGAAAAAGAACCATTGTCATAAACAGCACGGTAAAGACTCGAAGGCGTAGTCTTAAACCCCTGAGTCTGCGTGTCTTTCACTAGGTAGTATTTCACAATCTTCACTGCACGCAAACGAATGATCGACTGACCACCGCCCACCGAAGGAACCGTTCTTAAGAACGTATCTGCCGAATCGATGGCTGCACCGGTTTCTGGATGCGTGGTCAAAATATTAGTCGCAAAACTTCCCGTCAGTGGATTCAGTGATTGCCCCGAAACAGTGCCTACAAAAATCGGACTGCGCGGTGGAATCTGCAAATCGACTTTTCCGCCCGTGACAACACGCACTTTCGCCGGAGTGTCCAGCATCAGAGTTTTATTCGCTTTCCAAAATCCAGGACGCTGAGCCGCCACCCACGCATTTCGATTGATCGACACAAACGACAAAGAAGCTGCCTGATTGAAATCCGCCGAAGAGGCCCCCACATTGTAAGCCATCACCGGATCATAGATCAGCAATCCCCCTGCGGATTTATCCTGAGTTAAAATATAAAACTCAGTCTTCCCGTCAAGGGTCAGATTGATTTCGCGGTCGACACGTTGTTTTAAATAACTCTGCGGCACATCCGGATAGAAATCAAAAAATGAAAGACCATTGTCATCCTTCACATTCATGTTGTTATACGAAGGATCAAGGCCATTAAAGTCATTAAATAAAATCCGTTCAGCCAAAGTCTCATCGATATTGGCTTCGAGGTTCTTGCGCATGCGGATCTGATCTTTGATTAATGAGATCTGAGTGCTCGCAACAAGACCTACCGCGACGCTTGCGATACCAAGCGCCACCATAAGTTCTGCAATGGAGAAACCTCTATTATTTATCCTCATTTTGCACTCACCACGAAAACGTAATCACGATATTTTTCACCCTTTACGGCCCATGATTTATGGGTCATACGCAAAGTCACCTGGTAAAGACCGCGGAACTGTTCCAGCGGCTGAATAATATATCCGTAAGTACCGGCACAATCGGGGCATTCGGCTCTCGTACTGAGAACACCAATATCCCAAGCCATCGGGAGATTATCCAAAGTCAGAGCAGTCTCTTTGCCCGTCTTGTAATTGAAATTGACCTGATAGTTTTCGATACTGGCTTTGATATTTTCGGCGATATCATCCACTTGGCGCTCCGAAGAAGACAGCACCAAGCTGTCCCGCGAGCTTCCTTTAAGCGAGATAAAACCACCGATAAACGCAAACATCACGATCGACAGCAATCCCAATGAAAGAAGGACTTCGATAAAGGTGTAACCGCTTTGATTATTCAACTTAAAAGTTTTCATACTAGCGGGCTCCTTCGCGAGATTGTTCAACAACGAAGAACCGAATCAAACGGCGTTTACAAGTCGTATTCGAGGCCCCAGAAACCAGACCACAATCAGGATCCACCGCCGTCCACTGGAAAGGATCTGCCTTCGCACGAAGACTGATCACGTTACACGCCATTCGGTCTGCAACCTCTTGAATTGAAGGCAACGGATGCCAAATCGGAGATTTCTGCGCCGTACAGCTTGTGCCAGAAACAGACTTCAAAACTCCGGCAGCACGCAACTCCTGCGTGACCTGCGGATGATAAATACTACTCCAAGTAATACCGGCTTTATAAGCTGACGGATCGATTTGCAGCTTACCGACAATAAATGTACCGATAATACGCAGCGGATTCTGGCGGGCTTCGATACGTAAAGAATCACAGGTATAGAAACCAGTAATCAGATTGGCACTGGCTGCAATCACGCACTCTTTGGCGATCGAGTAAACCTTAAAGACACCGTCCGCGCCAGAGTCTAACAAAAGCGTCTTATCGAAGGCCGGATCATGGCCCGCCACTGAAGAGCTGTCGCCCGCAAAGTTCCATGAACTGCGAGTTGCCCCGGAGAAGTCAACGTCCCAACCGGCACCACCGAAGGACTGAGAAGCCGTCGCACTGCGCGCATCTTCACAGAGCTGATCCAGAGAATCATAATCGTCCGCATCGTCGGCCACAGCCGCCAACGCGCCACTCGTACTGGTTAAAGCCATCGAATCTGGCACCACGAGAGATGTTTTATCCGCGCTAAAATTGAAATTCAAATAGCGCAATAAGTTTGGATTCGCAGGATTCTTGATGGAATTCGTACGATAATAAGTACTGTCATAAGCCTGAATGCCAATCGAAGGCTTGATCAGATTTCCTTTAGCATCCAGCAAATTCTGCACGTTGGAAGCGGTGATTTCCATATCCACATTCGAAACAGTCCCCCACTTCGCATTGATGGGAGTCATTTTAATTACAAATTTAGGCGGATTATCAAAAACAGACAAAGCATCCTGAGCCTGTTGTACGGCCTTCGTTGCATTTGTAATCACCGTTTGCTGATTTGGCACATCAGTGTTTTGCAATTGATCGATCGTCGACTGCAAAGATTGAATCTGCGATTTCAAACTCGCAATCACATCCGGATCTTGATAATAACCCTTTGGCACCGGTGTTGGCGTCGGGGTTGGGCTCACAATAATAACAGGAGTCGACGTCGGTGTCGGAGTTGGCGAGCTGCTTGTTGAGGTATCATCCGGCGTCGCACTCGCATCCGGAGTCGGCGTTGGCGAAGGACTTGGTGTCGGCGTAATATTGAGATCCGGCGTCGGTGTTGGCGACGGAGTCGGTGTCGGCGCTGGTTTTACAGGTTTCGCCTCTTCAGTCGCGAGATCTTTCTTTGCTTTCGCCAAGGCGTTTTTCGCACTTGTGAGTGAACTATCCAATGTATCAGCCTTATCTTTAGCGAGCTTCAATGCCGACTGGGCAGAAGACAGAGCCGACTGTAGCTGAGCTTTATACTCTGGCGAACCCACTTCAGGAACAATCGTCAACGTCGATGTTGCCGTCATCGGCGCTGTCACAATACGATCTCCGAGAATAAATGTCAGAGTCATCACCATAGCTCCATCGGTTGAGCCTTTGCGGCTGACCGTTCCGCTGCCAAAATTCGTGGTCGTTGGTTGCGGAACGTCCCCTTGGTAGGAAAATTTATTCCCCTTATCCAAAAAGAGACGATAGGTTGGATTATTCTTATTATTGCTTCTTAAATTCGTCGCCAGTTGGGATTTATATAGATAGCTTGCCGAAGACAAGTTTTGGCTGCGCTCAATACATTTAGACATGAGCCCCGCATCCGGTGTCGATCCCGCAACGACTTTACCAAAAACTTGAAGACCTTTATCAAGTCCTCCGTCATTTTCAATACCACGCAAGAAGCCACCAAAAGTCGAAAGATCAGACCAGTAACGGTCTGAAAGCCCGCCTGAAGAGCGTGGCACGAACTGTCCACCGTCTGAATTTTTAACCCAGCCGTTCCCCAGGTAAACACGGTCGGCAAATGTCACAGCCGCGTAGTTTCCGGAAGCACTGCTTGATGTTGAGCGCGTGTCCGGCGGTAAGTAAATATCCTGATTCACAAACACAGGGCTTAAGAACACAAGACCTTGCCCACCACCGGCTTCGGACTTACTTCCGAACATATGTAAAGCAACATCGCCCGTTGCCATTCCTGCATTATAAGTCTTATCTAGATGCAAATCCTTCGGTACTAATAAGGCAAAAGAACCGACTTCACGTGGATAAATAACGATCTGTGAAGTCACCGTCAGTGGCGTGCTGCCGACAGTGATCACATCCGACGAACTTTTGGATGTCTTAAGAGCCAGCGTTGCTTTCAGATAAACTTCGCGGCCCGCACGTGGTAAATAACCGCTCTCGTCGCGAGTCAGCGTCACGCTGATCCCATCAACCTTGACGACTTTACCAGTCGTTTCATCTGTCACAGTTTTCAAATTCTGCAAGACAGAAAAAAGCGGATGGGATGTGGTTGCATTATCGATGCGAATATAGCGAGAGATGCTCTTCAGCGGAATATTTGTTTTATCCACCGGGCCGACGTTGGTTCCCATCGCGATCAGATTCAAAATAAAATTCACCTGATCATTCGACATAATCAAACGCTCAACACTGCCAGTATTGACGAGATTACATTGGTTGCTCGGAGCATTGAGAAGGAGGTCATCATCCGTGAAGCAGTACTTCTGGCGCATGCCATAGAGCACGTAGTCCATCGTACTATTCAATGCAAAACGCAAGTTCACAGCGTTGATGGTTTTACCGATTTGCTTTTTCTGGGCAATCACGTAGTCAGACAAGAAATAGAAGCCAATGCTGATCACCGCGGTCACGGTTAAGACCTGCATGAGCATACTGCCCTTGTTATTTAGGAAGAGTGGTTTCCGCATACATCTATCCTCGATACGTTCAGTATTGTGTTGCCTCTACTGAACTCATCGACAGGACTGAGCTTTCTTTAAAGGATTCTTTGCAAATTATGATGGACTCTCACGAATGCGGACAAGTTTGAGTCAACATGAACCGTGTCCAACAAACGCGTATCTATTTATTCGTAGATAAATTCTTAATAAAGCACACTAAAATGGAGAAAATAAAGATTTTCTCCTCTGAAAATGTCCGCAGGCGTCCATGTGTGTACAGGAGAATTCATGATCGCATTGGGATATTTGGTAAAAACTTTTTTGATTATCCGACACCCAATTTGCGAAGCAAATCGTCGATTTCGTTTTGATCCATCTTCTTATTTTTCGACTGCGAGTCCACCGACGCGCGCACATCCGCTCCGAACTGATTTGAAACCCAACGAAGTCGTTCAAGAAAAGTGCTGGTGAAAGAACTCTTCATATCTTCCACTGAATCTTCACCTAAATTGTTAATCCACTCGCTCAATGTTTCAGTGGCGTCCAGCAAAAGGGCGACACAGATATCAAAAAACTGTCCATTGCCCTTGATCTGTGAAGCTTTGTAACCAACCGCTTTGCAGAGTTGTGCGTAGTCCGCCACCATGTGCAGAGGGTGATCTTGTGGAACCAAGAGAGCTAGACTTTTGGCGCCCCCCATAATCCGATCCACCTTCTGGCCGTACTCTTCCAGCTGTGAAACTTGGGAAAAGTCACCTTCGATGCCTTCAAGCAAATCGACGAGGTCCTGAATGATCCCTTTAGACTCGATCACAAAATCTTTTACTATATCCTTATCTATATTCGACATAGAATAAGCGTAACAAATTGAAGGGTTCGTTAGCAATGGATTATGTCTCTATTCGTGTAAGTACTTTGCGCGGAGATCAAAAAATTGATTTCAACGCTTACATTAAAATTAACGACAAAATGATCCTCTATCTTCGTCGTGGAGATTCCTTCGAGGGCGATCGCCTCAAGCGCTTGAAAGACAAAAAACTTAAAAAAATGTTCATTCTGAACGACGAAGAAACCAAGTATCGCGACTATCTTCAAAAAAATATCGAGATGGCTTACGACGAAAAATCTGGCAAGGACATCAATTCCCGAGCTGAAATCGTTCAAGGCCAGCAACAAAGCAACACAGAAGAAGTGTTCGAAGATCCGGGCAATATCGAATCCTATAACAACACCAAAGATGCGGCCGGGAAGTATGTTCAATTCCTACTAAGTAACAGTAAAGCTATCGGCGCCGTAATGAATATCGCAAATGATGAGTGCAACATCGCTCACCATGGCGTAACCGTCTCGACGCTGTCTGTGGCGCTGGCGCAGAAACTCGGAGTGACAGATCCAAAGAAAACGCAACTCCTTGCTCTCGGTGCGCTTCTACATGACTTCGGCCATCACGACTCAGGAGTCGCCCTGAATCGTCCACTCACCGACTTCACCAAAGAAGAAATGGCCGTTTACACGAATCACGCAGGCCTCGGCGCTCAGAAAGTTCAGGATAAAAAACACTTCGATCAAACAGTTATAAACATCATTGCTCAGCACGAAGAATGTATTGACGGCAGCGGTTTTCCAGCTGGCTCGCGTGACAATCAAGTCGACCCTTTGTCCGTGATTGTTTCCAGTGCCAATGCCCTTGATCGCATGATCACATTTGAGAAAATTCCGCGGACAGAGGCTGTGAAAAAATTAATGATTGATCAAGTCGGACGTCACCCCCTGAACCACA
The DNA window shown above is from Bdellovibrionales bacterium and carries:
- a CDS encoding EF-hand domain-containing protein produces the protein MRNIQLLTLMSALLGGSVSFAQVQNYPMSVNTSSLGESAVSAPASGLVTRAENETVTIKIHNSCFPTNLRGVPNPLAPNSVLKATFDLAIGGTTYNFWVEYPASLVTAAGMTGSAVQPMDASKFAPSVVKSAAIYGNTVILKTPFKTGVAVDSSGKITMPANTTVSLANGGFDQDVKDCNTGPVWGHYGWSSFTPTYGCGEFMGKSGSVSASIGGISVSTDTSNIEINVSYPGQTGFCGGFWSPLMVFEDDKRPNFDNSSKFPLNPGGETMWPKAEHPGWFVALDRDGNGLIDQKNELFGEDGEATPNGFEALRALDTNKDGVIDAKDKDFHKLVLWQDKNGDGISQPEEMMPLSKKVTKISLKYKKDVVRLLGKNAEERERSKFWFRDSKGKIKQGEIIDIWIAPK
- a CDS encoding prepilin-type N-terminal cleavage/methylation domain-containing protein, giving the protein MRINNRGFSIAELMVALGIASVAVGLVASTQISLIKDQIRMRKNLEANIDETLAERILFNDFNGLDPSYNNMNVKDDNGLSFFDFYPDVPQSYLKQRVDREINLTLDGKTEFYILTQDKSAGGLLIYDPVMAYNVGASSADFNQAASLSFVSINRNAWVAAQRPGFWKANKTLMLDTPAKVRVVTGGKVDLQIPPRSPIFVGTVSGQSLNPLTGSFATNILTTHPETGAAIDSADTFLRTVPSVGGGQSIIRLRAVKIVKYYLVKDTQTQGFKTTPSSLYRAVYDNGSFSNPQLLADKIDRFTLRRDSVLKRMIYFKVNKAEAL
- a CDS encoding prepilin-type N-terminal cleavage/methylation domain-containing protein, with translation MKTFKLNNQSGYTFIEVLLSLGLLSIVMFAFIGGFISLKGSSRDSLVLSSSERQVDDIAENIKASIENYQVNFNYKTGKETALTLDNLPMAWDIGVLSTRAECPDCAGTYGYIIQPLEQFRGLYQVTLRMTHKSWAVKGEKYRDYVFVVSAK
- a CDS encoding HD domain-containing protein codes for the protein MDYVSIRVSTLRGDQKIDFNAYIKINDKMILYLRRGDSFEGDRLKRLKDKKLKKMFILNDEETKYRDYLQKNIEMAYDEKSGKDINSRAEIVQGQQQSNTEEVFEDPGNIESYNNTKDAAGKYVQFLLSNSKAIGAVMNIANDECNIAHHGVTVSTLSVALAQKLGVTDPKKTQLLALGALLHDFGHHDSGVALNRPLTDFTKEEMAVYTNHAGLGAQKVQDKKHFDQTVINIIAQHEECIDGSGFPAGSRDNQVDPLSVIVSSANALDRMITFEKIPRTEAVKKLMIDQVGRHPLNHIQFLGEILKNM